Below is a genomic region from Acidobacteriota bacterium.
TGCTGCAGGCGTTTGAACTCCCGTTGCAGGCCGTCGCGGGTTATGGGGTCCAGGGCGCCGAAGGGTTCGTCCATCAGCATGATCCTGGGACGGGCCGCCAGGGCTCGCGCCAGCCCGACCCTCTGGCGCTGCCCCCCTGACAGCTCATCGGGTTTGCGGTCGCGATGGGTCCGGGGAGAGAGGCCGGTCAGGTGCAGCAGTTCGTCGACGCGGTCCCGGCAGGCGTCGGGTTCCCAGTTGAGAAGCCTCGGCACCACAGCCACGTTCTCGGCCACGGTCATGTGGGGGAAGAGGCCGACCCCCTGAAACACGTAACCGATTCCCCGGCGCAGAACCACGGGATTGACCCGGGAGACGTCCCGATCCTCCACCAGGATCCGCCCCCGGGTGGGCTCCACCAGGCGGTTGATCATCTTGAGCAGGGTCGTTTTTCCACAGCCCGAGTCACCCAGCAGCACCAGCAGTTCCCCGGCGCCAACCTCCAGGTCGACTCCCTCTACGGCGAAGCTCCGGCCCCGGTCGTAGGTCTTGGATGCTTGCTGAATGCGAATCATGACAGTGCGGTCCTGCTGTCGAGGCCGCGTTCTCCGGCCGAACGGACGACGGCCTCCGTCTTTCCCCTACCGGTTCCGGCCACTTCCGCCAAATCCCGCGTCCAGTATCCGGGATTGAAGAGCTCGAGGGAAAGAAAGCCCTCGTACCCGATGGCGTCCAGATCTCTCAGGAAGGCCTTCAAGGGAAGAATGCCGTCTCCCGGATAGACACGGTCGGCGTCAGTCTGCTCAAACTGGGGAGGCGAGGCGGGCGCGTCGTTGAAGTGGCACACGGCAATGGTCTTGGAGGACAGGCCTCCGATGGCTCCGAAGCCGGAGCCACCCCGAAAGAGGTGAAAGGGATCCAGCACCAGGCAGCCGTGAGGGTGGTCGGCCTGCCGCACGATGGCCAGCGCCTGTTCCAGCTGAAAGACGTTGTGCTGGAATCCCAGGAACTCCATTGCCGGACGAACCCCGAAGGCTTGGCCCTCCTCCAGCAGCTCGCGGTAGCGGGCCGCCGCCAGAGGAATGTCCAGGTGAGGAACGTCGGGAACCGGCGAGGCCACAATGTGGGCCGCACCCACGGCTGACGCCTGCTCCAGCCGCCTGCGTGCCTCCCCGTAGGCGGCTTCCTTGTGGAATCCCTGGCTCTGCATCCAGTCCGACAGGGTGATGACGCTGGCCACCGCCAGGCCCGAGTCCTCCAGGATCCGGCGCAGCTCGGCCAGGGGCCGACCCGACTGCTCGAATCCGGTCAACTCCTCGGTCCAGACCTCGATGGCCGAGTAGCCGGTCCGGGCCGCGATGTCGATCTTCTCCAACAGGCCCGCCGGCCGGATAGTGCTGGTATTCAGGCAGAGAGGCCACTGGCGCATGGCGTTTTCCATGGAGGAATGCGGCTCCCGGCTCCGGTCAGCTTCCGGCGCCCGACACACCTCGGTTCATCGGCGTGCCCACCGATCCAGTTCGTCGAAGAGGGGGGCGGCTCCCAGCTCGGCCTTCCATCCATTGCAGAGACAGGCGATGGGAGCCTTGAGAGCGGGCAGCGGGTCCGCTCCCGGGGTCATGCCGGAGGCCTGGCCGCGCAACCAAGCCAGGAGTTCCTGCAGGCTGCGCTTGCCTGAACCGGCCAGCTCCGAATGCAGTTGCGGCTGGATGGTCTGCTCGAACTCACGTTTGCGGTCCACATCCACGATGTCGGGAAGCAGCAGGCCGGCCGGGCCCAGCTCCAGGTCCAGGCGGGCCAGGAGTTCGCGGTACACCAGGCGGGCCAGTTCCTCGGCCCTGCCGCTCACCTCGGTCAACAGATCCATTCCCTTCCGGGACGAACCTCCCCGCGGCGCAAGCTGGCAATAGAACTTCAGCTTGGGCTCGGTTCCGGAGGGCCGGACCGTGACCACGAAGTCGTCCATGGACATCCGGATCACGTTTCTCGGCAGCTTGTCCGACTCGCTGACGAAGGCCCCGAACCGTTCCTGATCCCAGTAATCCAGGACGTGACGCACCGGATGACCTGCCAGGGTCCGCGGAGGCGAGTCTCTCAGAGAGGCCATCAGCCGATCCCTCCTGGACACGCCCCCGGCCCCGGCCATGGCGATGGAGCGGCCCACGTCGGCATAGCCTCCCAACTGCTCAAGGATCCCGATGTAGTAGTCCAGAAGGGTGCGACCCTGCAGCCGCAGCCTCTGGTAGAGGGCCGCCAGCACCATGCAGGCCGGAGCGGCATCCTTGTCCCGTATGGTGGGAACCATGATCACCCCGTGGCTCTCCTCGGCGGCCAGCACCAGATCCCGTGGCCTGGCAACCACCTGGCCGTATCTTCCGGTTCGTTCCAGGGACTTCAGCACGTCGGCGACATATTTGAAGCCGACCAGCAGGTCATCCACGATTTGGGAGCCACCGGCCTTCTCCACGATCCTACCCAGGATGCGGGTCGTCACCAGGGTCTCCACCACCAGCCCCCTCCTGCGCGGTCCCTCGGGATCCAGCATCAGGAAGTATCCCAGAATGGCGGCAATCTGGTTTCCGTCCAGGTGGACCCAGGAGCCGTCGGACTGCCTGACCTCCAGTCCGACCCGGTCGGCATCGGGATCGCTGGAGAGGACCAGGCCCGAGCCGATCTCGTCGGCGAACTCCCTGGCGGGTGCGGTGGCCTGGGGCACCTCCGGATTGGGGGCCTTGAAGGGGATGACAGCGAAGGAGCCGTCGGCGTCCTGACGGGGCGGGGTCCGAACCGGAAAGTTCAGCCGGCCCAGCAGGTCGCCCACCGTCTTCAATCCGCATCCGCAGAGGGGCGTGTAGACCACCGGCAGGTCGGGCCGAGGGGTGAAGGTGTCTCCATACAGCTCCAGGTAAGCGTCCAGATAGTCCTGGTGGAGATCTTCGGGAATGTCCCGCACCAAGCCCTCGGCAAGCGCCTGGGCGAAGGGTATGCTCCGGATGGCGGTAGCCTCCCGCATGGCGTCCATCAGAGCCTGGTCCTCCGGCGCCACCGGCTGGCTGCCGAAGGCGTCATAGACCTTGATCCCGTTGTCGTCGGGGGGATTGTGGGAGGCCGAGAGATTGATTCCCCCGGCAGCGCCCAGGCGGCCGATGACAAAGGACAACTCGGGCGTGCTGATCACCGCATCCTCGGCCCGCGGCTGCGCGAAATAGGCCGTGATGCCGTTGCCGGCGTAGATCTCGCAGGCCAGCCTCCCCAGCGAGCGCGAAGAGGTTCCCAGAAGCGGGTGATCCTCTCCCAGAAAGCGGTAGGTTCCGGCCAGGTCCTTGAAGACTCGAACATCGTTGGCCACCACCACCGCCAAGTCGCGGCGGCCCGGAAAGGCGGCCGCGAGGTAGTGGCAATGACCCTGGACGGTCATGGCCACGGTGGCCGGATTGAGCCGGTTGGCCCCATATCCGACCCTGCCCCTGCGCCCGCCGGTCCCGAAGGGAAGCACCTGCCAGAAGGCGTCGAAGAGCAGGTCCACCTGCCCGGCCTGGAGGTGCCGCTGCAGCACCTCTGGCTCGGCGTAGGGCACCTGCCCCGAAAGCCACTGCTCCAGGTTGTCGCCTGCCTCCCGGCCCCGGTCCCCGTACTTCCGCACCAGCCGGTCAACCATGGATTTCAGTGCGTCGTCTGCCGCCATTTCCTCGATCCCGGGAGACCGTTGGCGCGTCACCGGATTCACAACTCCTTCCTCCCTGCCTCACCCGTCACAGCCTGAACCGGCGGCTCGCCCGTCCCGCCGCCGCAGCCGCCTGAGTATACCGCAACGGGGGTGAACCGGACAGCGGCCACGCCTGTCCGAAACCCCATACCGCCCGGCTTCCGGCGGTAGGATATAATGCCCGGTTCCGCGCGGGCCTGCCCACTGTGTCAAGCCGCGTCGGCGGAGCAACAAGGCCCCTGGAAAGGAGATCCCCATGACCGGCGGTCAGGCCCTGGTTCGCTCCCTGGAAGCCCACGGAGTCACCGCTGTCTTCGGCATCCCGGGCACTCACAACCTGGCGGTTTACGACGCTCTACTGGACAGCCCCATCCGCCACGTCAGCGCCCGTCACGAACAGGGAGCGGCCTTCATGGCCGACGGGTACGCCCGGGCCGGTGGAGAATTCGGCGTCTGTCTCAGCACCACCGGACCGGCAGCGCTCAACACCCTGACCCCGCTGGGCACCGCCTTCAGCGACTCCTCCCGGGTCCTGTGCGTAGCCAGCCAGATCCAATCGGATTATCTGGGCCGGGAAAAGGGCTTGCTGCACGAGTGCTCCGGCCAGTCGGGAGGTTTCCGGGCAGTCACCAAGTGGTGCCAGCAGGCCACCACGGTAGAAGCCATCCCCTGGCTGGTTCGAGAGGCCTTCGCCCAATTGGGTTCGGGGCGGCCGCGGCCGGTGGCCCTGGAGATCCCCTGCGACGTGCTGGACTCCACCGGTCAGCCCGCGCTGCCCGCGCCACTGACGACAGAGCTGGAACAGCCCGGGCAGGAGGAACTCACCCAGGCCTGCCGACTGCTGGAAGAGGCCAGCCGGCCGGTCATCTGGGCCGGGGGCGGCGTTATCCGGGCCGGGGCCTCGGCCGCCCTGACCCGGTTGGCGGAGCGGCTGCAATCCCCGGTCTTCACCACCACCCTGGGCAAGGGAGCCATCCCCGAAGACCATCCCCTCTCCGGAGGCAACACCCTGCTCCATCCGGTTGGCCGGGCTTACCTTGAGACCTGCGACCTGATGCTGGCGGTGGGAACCCGGTTCAAGGAGATCGAGACGGAACGCTGGCGCCTGAAGCTGCCGGAGCAGCTGATCCACATCGACATCGACCCCACCGAGATCGGCCGCAACTACGAGGTGAGCGCCGCCGTGGTCGGCCACGCCAAGCCCTCCCTGGAAGGTTTGCTGGAACGGTGCCAAGGGGCGACGACTTCCCGGGACCGCCCACGGGAGGTCCAGGCGCTTCGAGACCGGATATGGGGCGAATGCCGGCAGCGGGCGCCGGCGGCGGTGGAACTGGTGGAGTGCCTGAGAGCGGAGCTTCCCCGGGACAGCATCCTGGTCTGCGACCTGACCGCGGCCGCCACCTGGTGCCACCACCTGCTGGAGGTCTACCAGCCGGCCGGCTTCCACAGCCCCTGGGGATTCTGCACCCTGGGTTTCGGACTGCCCGCGGCCATCGGAGCCAGGATGGCTCAGCCCCAGCGTCCGGTGGTCCTGCTGTCGGGGGATGGAGGGTTTCTCTTCAACTGCCAGGAGCTGGCCACGGCGGTGGAGTGCGGACTGCCACTGGTGATGGTTGTCTTTAACGACAAGGGTTACGGGGTGCTTCGGCCTCAACAGATGGCCCGCTATGGCCGCACCCATGCGGCCGACCTGGTCGGCCCCGATTTTGCGGCCCTGGCCAGAGCCTTCGGAGCCGCCGCCCTGCGGGTGGAGCGCCTGCAGGATCTATCCCGGAACCTCTTGGAAGCGCTACGACAGCCAGGGCCCTGCCTGGTCGAGTTGACGGCCCAGATCCCCTGGCCGCCCATCGAGACCACCGCCGGCATGTTCGCTCAGGCGGAAGTGCCCACCC
It encodes:
- a CDS encoding thiamine pyrophosphate-binding protein, whose protein sequence is MTGGQALVRSLEAHGVTAVFGIPGTHNLAVYDALLDSPIRHVSARHEQGAAFMADGYARAGGEFGVCLSTTGPAALNTLTPLGTAFSDSSRVLCVASQIQSDYLGREKGLLHECSGQSGGFRAVTKWCQQATTVEAIPWLVREAFAQLGSGRPRPVALEIPCDVLDSTGQPALPAPLTTELEQPGQEELTQACRLLEEASRPVIWAGGGVIRAGASAALTRLAERLQSPVFTTTLGKGAIPEDHPLSGGNTLLHPVGRAYLETCDLMLAVGTRFKEIETERWRLKLPEQLIHIDIDPTEIGRNYEVSAAVVGHAKPSLEGLLERCQGATTSRDRPREVQALRDRIWGECRQRAPAAVELVECLRAELPRDSILVCDLTAAATWCHHLLEVYQPAGFHSPWGFCTLGFGLPAAIGARMAQPQRPVVLLSGDGGFLFNCQELATAVECGLPLVMVVFNDKGYGVLRPQQMARYGRTHAADLVGPDFAALARAFGAAALRVERLQDLSRNLLEALRQPGPCLVELTAQIPWPPIETTAGMFAQAEVPTQ
- a CDS encoding sugar phosphate isomerase/epimerase, translated to MENAMRQWPLCLNTSTIRPAGLLEKIDIAARTGYSAIEVWTEELTGFEQSGRPLAELRRILEDSGLAVASVITLSDWMQSQGFHKEAAYGEARRRLEQASAVGAAHIVASPVPDVPHLDIPLAAARYRELLEEGQAFGVRPAMEFLGFQHNVFQLEQALAIVRQADHPHGCLVLDPFHLFRGGSGFGAIGGLSSKTIAVCHFNDAPASPPQFEQTDADRVYPGDGILPLKAFLRDLDAIGYEGFLSLELFNPGYWTRDLAEVAGTGRGKTEAVVRSAGERGLDSRTALS
- a CDS encoding ATP-binding cassette domain-containing protein, whose product is MIRIQQASKTYDRGRSFAVEGVDLEVGAGELLVLLGDSGCGKTTLLKMINRLVEPTRGRILVEDRDVSRVNPVVLRRGIGYVFQGVGLFPHMTVAENVAVVPRLLNWEPDACRDRVDELLHLTGLSPRTHRDRKPDELSGGQRQRVGLARALAARPRIMLMDEPFGALDPITRDGLQREFKRLQQTLNLTVVMVTHDMTEALLLADRIAVMKQGVLVGTGTPRQILRNPSHPYIAALMETPRRQADQVESMLRSGREGQ
- a CDS encoding phospho-sugar mutase, coding for MNPVTRQRSPGIEEMAADDALKSMVDRLVRKYGDRGREAGDNLEQWLSGQVPYAEPEVLQRHLQAGQVDLLFDAFWQVLPFGTGGRRGRVGYGANRLNPATVAMTVQGHCHYLAAAFPGRRDLAVVVANDVRVFKDLAGTYRFLGEDHPLLGTSSRSLGRLACEIYAGNGITAYFAQPRAEDAVISTPELSFVIGRLGAAGGINLSASHNPPDDNGIKVYDAFGSQPVAPEDQALMDAMREATAIRSIPFAQALAEGLVRDIPEDLHQDYLDAYLELYGDTFTPRPDLPVVYTPLCGCGLKTVGDLLGRLNFPVRTPPRQDADGSFAVIPFKAPNPEVPQATAPAREFADEIGSGLVLSSDPDADRVGLEVRQSDGSWVHLDGNQIAAILGYFLMLDPEGPRRRGLVVETLVTTRILGRIVEKAGGSQIVDDLLVGFKYVADVLKSLERTGRYGQVVARPRDLVLAAEESHGVIMVPTIRDKDAAPACMVLAALYQRLRLQGRTLLDYYIGILEQLGGYADVGRSIAMAGAGGVSRRDRLMASLRDSPPRTLAGHPVRHVLDYWDQERFGAFVSESDKLPRNVIRMSMDDFVVTVRPSGTEPKLKFYCQLAPRGGSSRKGMDLLTEVSGRAEELARLVYRELLARLDLELGPAGLLLPDIVDVDRKREFEQTIQPQLHSELAGSGKRSLQELLAWLRGQASGMTPGADPLPALKAPIACLCNGWKAELGAAPLFDELDRWARR